DNA sequence from the Penicillium psychrofluorescens genome assembly, chromosome: 3 genome:
TACTCAAACTCCTCGCGGGTCTCGATGTACCCAAACAACTGAGGCCGCGCAATCTTGACACACTTGGGGGAGAGTAGGCTGTGCCACGAAATTAGTATCACTGTTTCAGTATGTCCAGATTGTCCACTTACGGCAGAGCAATGGGCGGCACGGGTCCACTGGCATTGCCGAACCAGATGATCGTGCCTTTCCGTTTCACGGCCTCCAAGCTGCCCTCCCACGTATCCTTGCCGACGGAGTCAAAGACAACATCCACGCCGCGGCCACCAGTCGcctccttgaccagcttgacCCAGTCCTTGCCCTCCTCACTGCGGTAATCAATCACCACATCCGCGCCGAGGCTCTTGACCAGCGCGCACTTCTCCGGACCACCCGCCGTCCCGATGACCTTGGCGCCCATGATCTTCAAGACCTGGGTCATGAGAAagcccgcaccgccagccgCGGCATGCAGCAACACCCAGTCGCCCTTCTGGACGGGATAAGTTTCCTTAGCAAGCGTGAGAACGGTCATCCCGCTCAGGAACGCCGCCAGGACATCCTCATCGCTCACCCCGTCGGGGATCTTCACCGTTTTCGCCGCCGGCACGGCCGTATACTCCGCATACCCACCAGTCCCCATCCAGGCGACGCGATCACCCACCGTGAAGCCGGACGTGCCGTCGCCCACGGCGGTAACGGTGCCGGCGCCCTCGCGGCCTAGCACCTCGGGCTTCGGCGAGGCGTACAGGCCGGTGCGGAAATAGGTGTCGATATAGTTCACGCCGGCGAGGTTGTTgcgcaccagcagctggccgGCCTGCGGGGTGGGCACAGGCTGCGAGGTTCGGAACTGCAGCACTTCAGGTCCGCCGGTCTGCTCGACTACGACGCCCttcatggtggtggggagagACATGTTGCGCCGTGAatggatgatgctgaggGGTGGAGCTATATGATTGCGTAGGGAGGAGAGTCGCGGTGCTGCACGTCGGAGCAGAGAAAACGACATAGGAGTTTCCAAGTCCAAGTGCTCTATTTCAGCATCACATCATCACCGCAAGCTCTCGCATTTGTCATCTGTCCCACGGCATGTGGGGTTCACCCGTTAACTCCAGCCCAAGGTAACTCCGACGTTCTTCTCCACACGCCCCGTCGAATCGGCCCCATCCGCCATCACTCAGTAATGCTTGTACACACCAGCCATTGCTGATCCGCCGCATCATTCCTAAACGAGGGGGGCCATGCACAACACCATCCGACACACGCCTTCCCGAGGCGCTGTTCGATCTGCCGCCCGTTTTGGTTTGAAGAGGCACAGGTGGCACCCGCTGCCACTCCGGGATTACGGATGTACCTCGGAGTTTGACACAATGGCTAAATaaaacacaaaacaaaaTCCTGCTCACGAGCCACCTCCAACATGCTTCAGAATGTTCGATAAAAATAGTCTGAAACCAGAGCTGTTTCCACCGGGACCCAATGGTCGGGCCGGACGGCGGCCAGCCACAGCCGGCGTTGGCGCTTGCTTCGAGTCTGCCCTTTGTTTTATCTCAAGGGCCGGGGTCCAAGAAACACTCGTGATACTCGCCCTCAGCCGGTGGTTATATATGCACCCGATCACCCGTGCGGCCTTATTAGGGCTTTTGCCCCTGCCCAGCACGATGCCCGATGTCAGTCAGAACTTATATATACCCGGGGTCCTGTGTCACCCGGGTAGCACCCACCAAAAACCGGAATGTTGGGTCTTAGTTTGTGCTTCATTCACTCTTTAACAACAAAGAGGAAAAGATTTCTTGCAGACCTGAGGCTCATTGTTCACTGCGGCAGAGTTTCTGTTTCTCTGTCCGAGTCGCCCTATTTAAAGACTATGAATAACCCCTCCGGAGAAGCATCACCACCAAACATCATTGCAACTGGATAGCGCTCTGAATTTCATAGTGCCAGATCTTCTCGAATCATGTGTTCTCAATGGCCTCCGGCACCCTGCGTCGAAGACGAGCCGGATTCCCTCGCCCGCGAATTGGACGGGCTCGCCAACACAGGCGACAACCCCGGACTCGAGGGCGCTTGTATCCGGGGAAGTGTTGACCAGACCCCGGTTATAATGACTCCAAACATGccttcatcgtcttcgttctcctctttctcttctgttcCCAATGTGCCCGAAATGGGCAGCAATATTTCGTCAGACGATAGCTCCGGCCCGAGCACGCCGCCTGCAACTCACGATCCGATTTTCTGTGCAACAGCCGGATCGCACTTGGACGATCGCCCTCAGCGGGCTccgtcgtcttcgccaaGCAGAACACGGGTCCGAGAATCCCAGCCTGAAGCCTATCAAAAACGCAGCTCTGAAATCAAcacgccatggccatccCGTCCACCCTCTCTGTCGCGAGCAAATAATTACAATGGAGTCCCGGTAGACAGTACCTCCCACGGTCCCCGTGGCCCTGTGTACGACCAGCCTTATACATATTCCCCGAACGCACCCCTCGGTCGGTCCGTCAGTGCGAGATATGGAGTACACACAAAGCGGCCAGCACAACCCCCGTACCGGATTGAGCCCAACTCTGGCTATCAGTCGGAATCAGCTACTGCTCGATATCATGACCAGCCGCCTGTGTGTAACAACCACCCAGTGAACCCCGTGAATGTTTCAACGCTCGCAGATCGAATGGAGGAAAAGCTGAAACTGAGACAGGAGCAGCGCGAGTTGGCGCCAATGTCTAACACGGAACCACGCAAGCACACCACAAAGGTTGAACCTCTTAACATAGGAGTGGGTTCTCGCGTCCCAACTTCGGCGCCTCGCTCACCATCCCGCGAATCTCAACGGGCCCCGAGCGTTCGATCCTATCATGAAAATCGTCCGTCGTCGCGTCCACGGACCACATCGATGCCACCTGATTTTCAAGCAAGATCCCGTCCAAACATCCCACCTTCGACGAGGTCAGCATCGAGTACTCCGAATAGGTCGAGGTCTGGCTCAGATGAATACAATGCAGCAGGTGGAAAAGCCACCTCGAGACCTCCCAGTCAGGACATGTCGCAATCCCAGCCTATGCAACGGAATAACTCAAACCGAGTCTCGCCCAACAGGAATCCCGCTGCCGCTCAGCGATCCTCTAACGCCACAGGACTGTGTCTCGCTCCGTGTCCTCGTGCCACGCCCATGTCCGGGCACCATGACTGGTATACGCTGAAAGGATTGACACACCTGGATATCTGTCCATCGTGCATGCGCCAGATCGCCCACTCTCGTTTCCGCGAGTACTTTTTCCCAAGCCAGCCGAAGCCCGCAAGCCACAGGACTCGCTGCGCATTCTCCAATCCATGGGCCCGGCTCGCCTGGACACAGATGATCAAAAAGCACCACGACAGTCTCGAGATGCTCTATCAAATGAcccggccaccaccaggaGCACGGCCCTGCCCAGGTCGCACCGCAACCGACCAAACCTGGCACCGAATCATCGATCCAGGCACAGGCTCATACCTGCCCCGCTTCCACATCTGCGGCAGCTGTGCCCGGAACGTGCGCATCCTCATGCCCGCCCATCGGGACACCTTCATCCCAAGCACCGAACCCCAAGCACGCGCCTGCGACCTGGTAACCAGCAGCCCGCGCTTCATCCGCTTCATCGACCTACTCGACGCGGCCGCCACGCGCGCCGAGGCATCGCACTTACCCCGGCCCGACACCCGCGAGCTCCTCGCCTACGCCCGCCGCAAAGTCACCCTCCGCGACTGCCGACGAGACCGCCCCGTCCTCTCAACGTGGCACTACATCGCCGCGCTACCAGAACTCTCCGTCTGCGAAGACTGCTACGACGAAACGATCTGGCCGCTCGTGCGAGCCCGCTACCCGATCGCCCGCTTATTTTGTCCGTCTCTCCGTCTTTTGCCTGGGGACGGGCCGGATCACTGCCGCGAAGCGAGTTGCCAGATGTACTCGCCGCGCATGCGTGCTTGGTTCCGGGATGCGGTAGCTCGAGATGACTTTGCGACGCTGCGCTCGGTGGCGCTGAGGCGCTTTGAGGCTGAGCGCAGGTTTCATCATCGTAGggaggagctgctggaggctgAGGCGAGGGGGTATCGTGTTTCTGATGAGATGAGGAAGGCGGTTGAGGAATGGGAGAGGTGGGAGTAAGTTGGTCTCCTTGGATTGTATTTATCTTGTGATATAGTGTTGAATATACCCATAAGAAGTTGACCCTGCATTCGCCGCTAACATCGCAAATTACATTCATGAAAATGTGACCTCTCGCACGGTTAGGGCTAGTCCTATTATGAGTATCATCGTCTAACGGAAAGCCCTTGCCCCAACTGGCACACGATCCTCAGATTCTatggcattcttcttccttcctctgcTTCTCCCCAGACGTTAGAGCCGTAACACTTTGATAAATCTGTATGGCGGCCTCTATGATCTCGGATCGAGACCTCGGAATATTTAGTCTTAAATACAGCTCTCGATTCTCCCTTTTGGAGAGCCACACGTAATACAAGCTACGAGGTCGTGACTTGGGAGCCCGAGATCACAGAGGAGTTTCTGGAAAGATGCTAGGTGCCTTTCCTACTTGCGCGTTCATCTCTGGGTGCGAAATCCCGCAAGTCTTGTTTACAGGGAACAGAAATAAGATAAACATTAACATATGAGATACCATCAATCAGAGGATTTTCCGCTTTAACGCAGTCTGTCCCAGACCATCGTCCCTCCACCGTAATAACAACACACAGGGTGGCACAGGGTGGCACAGGGTGAGAACAGGGGGAGCTGGGGGACATCATGCTTGCGAATATCTTCTCTCGAATACAACTTGAGTAGAAAAAAATAACACAAACCTGGCTTCGCACTGATCACCGGGGTAAGCATAACAACGCTAGCTGGGGAAGGATGATGCGTGGCATGCGGCTGGATCGAGAATCAAGGCAGGACCCTGATCATGTTCGAGCCCACATGTCGGGATAGGATTATGTCCGTTATGCTCGGCAGATATGATAGACACGCAAGAATATTttccaaaaaagaagaaaaaacactTGGGTTGCGGACCCTACAGGGCGTAGGGGTTGACCGACCGGACCGTAAGGCATCTGTCCAACTTGGTTAGCAATGGTCATAGATATAGATAAAAGCAGACACATACGGGGGACTCTTGCTCAAGTCGGTCTTGAGAATGATGGGAATACGTGTCATCTCGGTGACGTCCTGGATGAACTCTCCGTCCTCCTCACGAAGCTTGAAGTGCTTCAGGTGCTTCTCCTTGTTCCTCAGCCTCTTCTCCGGGGCGTCGGAGGCGTTCGAAGCAATCTTGGGGTCGGAGCGGGTGCGGTGCGGCCCTTGCTGTTGGTGACCGTTGCgagtcggcgacggcggcatgCTCTGGGTAGAACGGTCTCCCGAGTTCAGCGACACGCCGGCAGCGGCCTCGGtgacctcctccacctcgtcatcatcgtcgaagagtgcgtcgacatcatcggcAGACATGGTGCCAGTCTCGGTCTGCTTCCGCATGGCCTCGTCCCTCTCGCGAGCACGCGCCTGGGCGGCCTCTGCTTCGCGAGCTGCGGCCGCGGCCTGGGCAGCGCGGGAACCGGAATTCTTCGGGCGCTCATCCTCGGGAATGTATGCGGACGAGGGGACACCCTTCTCCCAGTAAAGCTCAAGCACACGAGTCTCCTTACGGTACTCTGCTTTCTTCAAGGGCAGCTGGTCGCAGTGCACTCGTTTCTCAAAGCCGTACTCTGGAATGAGGACATCAAAGGCAGACTCGTAAACGCACAGAACAATGCCCTCAGCGATGAGGTCACCTCCAATCGTGCGACTGTCGCGGTCCATGTTGCGGCAGGCCTCGATGTGAACACTCTGCTCCTGCGCATTGTGCGCCGAGTCTTTTTTGGTGTTGGAAAGATCGGCTGTCTTGTTCAAGGACTCCAGGTCGTCGGTGAATTCCACCGCACCATCCGACAGGATCGACTCGAGCTGACGGTGCACCAGGATGTCGGCGTAGCGCCGAGATGGATTGGTGAAATGGGTGTACACCGGCACGTTCAGCGTGTAGTGGTGGCGGTACTCATCCCCGACATTACCTCCAACGTAGTACTTGGCGCGTTGCATGGCCTTTGAAAGCAAGGTTTCCATACCCTGTGCCAAGTAATTAGCGAATGCAATACAGTTTCAAGTCAAATCAACTAACCTTGCGCAGGTCTACATCCTGCACTTTACACAAAGTGCTCTGCAGGGTCCCACTGCTCGAGGGGTCGATTTCAAAGCCTAGGCGGTTCATCCGCTCCTCAAACAAGCCGAGGCGACGGGAGTTGGGCGATGGCTGACGGCGCAAGAAAGCCTTCTCTGGCAGGCCGCTGACTAGCTTGCGGGCAACAAAGAAGTTGGCCTGGTGACTGAGTTCCTCAACAAGCTCATGGGCAGGTGTGGAATCGAAAATATTGAATTCAACAGGCACATTCTCATCgtcaagctgctggagcaACCGCAAAGGCGGGACAGGAGACACGCGGTTACCGAGACGAGCCTCCCGGAATTTATTAGCGATATCCTAGAACCGAAGTTAGAAGAGCCAAGTCAATTATGGGAAGGTTGAGACTCACGTTCAAAGAGCGAACCTGATCAGCGGTGATGCCAGGCACGCCAACATCCGAATTGTCTCTGACAACCGAGTTGACATCGTCGTAGCTGAGCCGGCCCGCGCTCTTGATGACACCCTTACCGATCCagacatcatcatcgacagcgcCGGTCTCCGGGTTCGCCTGGAACACCACGCTGACTGTCAGACGGTCCTGGCCGGGCAGAAGGGAGCAAAGCTCGTTGGAGACGCGCGCGGGCAGCATGTTCATGACGCGATCGACAAGGTAGACAGCAGTGCCTCGCTTCTTCGCCTCACGATCGACCAAGGAGTTACCCTTGACGAAGTGAGCGATGTCAGCCACGTGCACGCCAATCTCGACCTTGCCATCAGCAAGCTTCTTGATGTGGAAGGCGTCTTCAAGCGACTTGGTGTCCACAGGATCGATCGAGAAGATGGTCTCTTCGCGGAAGTCACGGCGCGATGCCAGTGTTGCTTCGTCGCTGGAGACCGACCAGTCTTCAAAGCCGATGCTCTTCAGAACGGCATCAGAGAACTCGTCCGAACCGAAGTTGTTGTCACGCAGCAGAGCATCGGTCTCGACGCGAAGGTCACCCATCTCTCCAAGCTGCTCGACGAGCGTGCCGAAGGGGTGCAGCGAAGTGATGGGCCACCGCTTGATAGACGCAACAAAGATGCGATTGGCGTAGTCCTGGTGCTTTTCAACAAAGTCGCGCGGCGCCTGTTCGGTGGGGATGGCGATCAAGGGCACACGTTTATCAGTAGGCTTGAACCAAACAATCTTGGGCTTGTCCTGCTGACGGTCATTATGGAAACGACCATGGGCACCATCTCTGGCTTGTCGTTCCGCCTCCTGTTTCTCCTTGGTGGCCTGGCTACTGGGCCGAAGGAGACCCAGGGTTCCAGAGAACATCTGGCCCGCAATGCGTTCAATGACCGCAACGACATGTCCTGCATACAGGGGCTTCTGCTCATCGCTGAtttcatcttcttcaaccaGCAGAAGGCTCTGACCCTCGACTTCGACATcatcgttcttcttctgcgtgGGACGCTGGCGAAGACTGCCACGGCGACGGATGCTTCCATCCGGACCAACTTCTTGTCTGTCGCCGTTCGAATCAGACCGGCCAAGCTTGTCATTGCCCGCGGTGCTACCAGAACGCGCGTCGGTGATGtccttgcgcttcttcttttcctccttctctctcttctggGACCACACCTCGTCGACATCCAAGAGCTCGATGGCAACATAGTCCCCCTCAAGGGCACGGTTTCGGTCCTTGCTACCGCAAATGAAGATGTCGGCATCCAGGTCCGTAGTGGTGACGTAGGCGTCAGAGCGGTTCTTCTTGTTAACACGAAGGATACCAGCAACCAGCTGGCCATTGCTCAACAGAGCAGGCAGGTTTGCTTGGGGCAAGTACGGAGTGAAAAGCGTCTTCctctgctgttgctgttgctgctgctgctgttgagcCGACAGCTGCGGTGGGGCGTGCTGGCTCGCCTGAAGACCAAGACCCTGTCCACcattctgctgctgcagagcCTGAAGCTGGGCCAGTTGCAGGGGGTTAAGCTGCTGTCCACCAAACATCTGGGGCGGCGCCATCATGACCTGGCCCTGAGGCAGCTGAATGAGCTGGGGCTGACCGGGGTACTGGAACTGTCCAATGGAGCCCATCGACTGGTTCATCGAGCCTCGGGAACGGTGGCCGGGCTGGAAACcaccctgctgctgtccATAGGGCTTCTGTTGATCCTGGCCCTGGTTCTGGGTATTTGGCTGGCGCCAGTTGCTGTCAAAGTTTCGAGACCCCGACCGAGCATGGCCTCCTGGCTGGCTTGCACGACGCTGGTTATCGGGTTGGCCACCGCCCTCGCTGGGCGGCGGAAATTGGAAGCCACCGGCACCGCGGCCGGACAAGGAGCCTCGGTTGTTGCCGCCAATAGCCATGGACTGGCTGCGGCCAtgaccaccaccagcgcGCATGTTGCCGGCCCGTTGCAGACCCAGTCCTTGTCCTTGGGGAGCCGGTGAAGTGCTCGCCGCCGGGATTTCATCCGATCCCGACGGGTTCTCCGAGCCACCAGCTCCTGGGGCAGGAGCTGGGAACTGGAAACCGGAGGCAGCTCGCTTCTGCTGTGCCAGCTCAGCGGCCTTCTTAGCCTCAGGAAGGGCAAGCGAGTGGCGACGCTGGTGACCACCGCCTGGCGGCCCACCACGACCGCGACCACTGTGACCAGTATTCTCGTTCTTCTGGTTGTTCTGGCCCTGCTGGCTGTTCTGACCCTGCTGGTTGTTCTGACCCTGTTGATTGAAGTCCGAATATCCAGATGCGCCAGATGACGGGGCCGGGGGCGGACCCATAGCAAAGCCTGGAAGGGCAGACTGGTTGCGGCGGTGTGACTGTTGGTTCGGGCCGCCAagctgttgttgctgctgtccTTGCTGTTGtccttgctgctgggggaACTGGAAAGCGTTCACCTGGGGGGACACGCCGCCCATGTTGTTACCACCAGAGTACCCACCGAGCTGCTGAGGCTGGAGCAAGCCCATATTGACGTATTGCTGGTGTGTAGCAGCAAtttgctgctgttgctgctgaagcaGTTCGATCTGTTGCTGAATAGCCAATTGTTCCACTacaaaagagagaaaagggtCGGGTCAGTTCAGGGGTTCACAGCACGGAGATTCGTAGAGCATACTCATCAAAGGGGTCAGCTCAGAGGGACTTCTCCGATGAGCGATGTGAAACTTGCGGCCATTGGGGCCCGGAGCCCCGGTCTGGCCgccttgttgttgttgttgatcCATGATCCCAGTTGAAGGTCGACGGCTGTCGCTGAAAGTGATTCAAGATGCGGGATGGCGGACTGAATCCGACAACAAGAGATTGGTACGCCTCAAAAGGCAAGTAAATTAAGTGTTTGAATCGCAGATCCGACTGCAAGTGGTTCTGATGTGCGGGAGACGGTTAGAACACGATGGAGAAGGTTGCGAGCTTAAACTGAAGGTTGAAGAAAGAGTGGATCAGCAACGGCGCGAGGAGTGAAGGATTGCGAGAAaaagagggagggagagagaagaacgGTACGCCGAGGCGGAAGGAGGACAAGTAAACAAAAATAAAGGAGGAAGTGGCGATAGCGGCGGGAGAGACAGAAAAGGAGCGGAGCCACCAGCGAGGAaggtgggaaggaagggtACGATGGGAGACgatgcaccagcagcaaTTCTCTCGCTGGAAGGATGTAAATCAGTTTGCAATGCCCTTACCTAATGACGACCTCCGTCTCCGAGCATTCCAAAATGACGTCTGTGCTGTCCAATGTGGGATGATCGCAATTATTGAAGCAAAAGTCGCCGAGTGGACCCAAGCAATGGAGACCCCGAGACAAGTAGACGGCCCAGGCGATCGGCCGACACAAGGACCGGATGAGAGGACGAGCCTGTTCAAAACGTTGGGAAGGCTGTTGGAAGGACCGAATCGACGGACGGAGCTTGTCCAGTAGTGACTGCAATCACCGCACACGAAGGGAGGCGAGAGCGGAGGGGTGGAACTTGGGGAGCCAAGAGTCTTCAGGACCACGGGCAATTCTCGGACTCGAGCAGACCGACGGTGGGAAGCTTCTCTTTGATAATATGGAGCAGGAGCCGAAGCAAAAAGCGGCTGAACGGGTCCCCGAAGAGAATGACAACAATAGCAGGGTAAATTGGGATAGAGAGGTGGGCTAGACGATGTAGGCACCGAATAGATAGAAGAAGGAACGAtgggggaaggagagagagagatgggggGAGATGGAAAGGACAGAAGGACCgaggggaggaagaaggaaaggagagaaagatgaAGTGAAAGACGAGCAAGTACAAAAGCCGGTGTGGGGAGGTACGGTATGGTCATTATGGATAGAAAACGTAGGACAGGCCTCCTGAAGAGTGGTAAATACACGTACGGACCCTGCTAGCACGGGAGCCGTGGAtgctctctccttcatcatcgtcatcatcatcatccgtTGGATATTCTGATCCATGTTGTATccgtggaaagaagagaagcaaTCGATCGCAATGCTGGGGAGAGTCAGAGGGCTCCGGCCTTCGAATGAAGGTCGGGCTGATTACCATACCTACGAACGATCTGAGTTGGTGGGCTTAGGGCCATtgagctgcagcagcagTGTCCACTGGGGGGACTCGAAACGGGGCGTAGCGTGACAGAGGTCAATGGGGGGGGAATAGCCACAGAAGAGGACACTCCGAATGGatcttttttccccttctttttGCCTGATCGCTCGAGCTATGAGGGAGTACTCATCTAGCTCGGTCTACACCAGCTAACTGATGATGTTCATGATGATGCAAAAGGAACCAGAACCAAAGCTACACCCAGCCCCCCGTCGACGCTGACTCAGCACTGTATTTTATTTTGCTCACCGTGGCGTACGAAGCTCCAGGTCCAGAACTCTGGTGTAGACCTCATTATTGGCACCATCCATTGTCCCAACCGGAACGGGTTCACACTTTCATTTGCTTCACACCATGACCTCCTTGGACTCGACCATCTCCCCCGGCGATTAGCAACCTTtcacctccctccctcgaTCCACGATCTCGCGGCGTCGAGGTAAGCGACCAACCACCCACGCGCCGCGTTCCTCTCTACAACACTCTTTACCATGGCTCGAGGGAAGGTCCACGTCCCGCCGCTGGACAGTCCGTCCAAGCAGCTCATGCGCGATCTCGCGCAACAATTCGAGCAAGTCCGtctcttcgacctcgacctgAAGAAGGTCCATGCATACGAGCGAAAGGCATTTCACGACGAACTCGACCGAAAGGAACAAGAACAGGCGGCCCAGCACAATGCCGCCCTGGACGAAGCAGCCGCCTACCACGACCGGGTCCGAGAGGAAGCCGAGGCTTACCTGAAAGAACACATTcgaaaagaggaagaagaacgaCAAcggaaggaagaggaagcgcGGAAAGAACGCGATCGAATCCAACGCGAAAAGGCCGAGAAACTACGAcgcgagcaggaagaaaaagcgcgGGCTGAGGCGGAGCGCAAGGCTAAGGAAGAGGCGAACAAGAAGGCGGAACGAGAGGCTGAGCAAGCGCGGCAGGCCGCGCAGGCGGAGAAGGAAAGCCAGGAACGTCGGGAACGGGAACGGGTGGAGGCTGAGAAACGaaaacaggaagaagaggcccAGAAGGTCAAGCAGGAGGCGGAGCAGAAGGCGCGCAGTGAACAACAAGCGAAGGTCGGCGGCACTCGACTCACCGAGGCAGAGATCCAGGTCCAGGAACGTTACGTGGAGCTTCACAAAACCCTCAAGCAGATGCGGCAATGGCTACGCAACGTGGCCAAGGAAAACGCCCCGGCCAAGCAAGCCATGGGAGACATGCGCCGGTCAATCAGGAAATGTGTGGGCCAGCTTCGAGATGGCAAGGGGGCAAACAGACAACAAGTATGTAGCAGTCCCTTCTCTTTGTGATGTCTGCAAAACTGACCCTTTGATCACAGATTGCACAGATCAAAGCTGAACTAGAGAAGGCGTCTAGTATTTCAGAGCCCTCAGTGGATGTGCGCAGATTCATGGCGTTCCCTCCTCCGGAGATTGCCAATTCAGAGGACAACAAAGCCCCAGCCCTCCTAATCTACGGTCTCAACATCTTCGCCAAGGCCCTCATTTCTGCCCTCATCACCGAGGCATCCATCAACCCGGGTCACGCCGAACCGGTCGGCATTGTCGCCGCAcagatcttctccatggaTGCTTTCATGTACAAGGGCATCCATATGTCCGACATCCTGTGGGCCAAGTACCGAGTCGTCTGCCCCGCCCTCTGGGGTTTTACGGGCGATGAAAAGACGAACGCCGGACGCCGTGCGTTGGGATGGTGGCGCGACGAAGCCGGCGGGCCTTTCGTCAGCGACCAAGCACACGCAGACCGCATGACAGCCCTGGGCGCCGGCTACGCGGCACTCTCCCTCCGCAACTTTGGCAAAACCCAGCGGCGGAACCCATTCCCCAACACGATGTTCTGGACATCACTCACGAAGATCCTAGCTATCCCTCCCGGAGAAATGCAGGAGACGCAGGTGACGCTGCTGGGTTCCATGCTGCGGTCTTCCGGGGAGCGCATCCTCGGGTTTTTCGGGCAGTTCGGCCTGCTGTTGATGCGCCGGGCCATTGTGGATCTCCCGGAAGCCCTTCCCAACAAAACGATGGGCGTCAACCAACTGAAACTGCTCAGGGAGCTGTACCagcgggagaagaacatTGACCTCTGAGTATCTTCGGATTATGGCGTGCTCAGAGGACATTGTCAGGACATTATTTTAGATTTAGCCGATTGACGGAATCATGCATGGCCGAGGTATCTTCTATGGATTGATGTCTCTGCCACCATTGTTAGTTAGTTACATGCAGCGTTAGTTGTTATAATCCATCAATATTAACTATGGGAACATTGAAGTCAAGAGGTCAGAGCGCCATGGAGTCGGATGTCACGGGGCCCAGTCTAATACAACGACAACTGACCTGATTCACACTACtaacaacaacatcatcattgacCATGCTGCGCCGTCCACCACGCAATCTCAGGCTCTACATAGCCGGCGTCTGTCCCCACCTACAACCACAATGCCTCCCCAGCCAGCTTCCGCGCTTCATCAAAGCCCCACCACTTCTATATCGGGGGGGTCCACCCGCCTCGTCTCctccaacatcatccgcctTCTCAACCCGGGCCGCACTGCTCAAAACAAAGCCCCGTCGCTCAAGATCagatgaggagaaagaggacgAGATCTATGAGAAACCTCCGTCTGCGAGCTTAGAGTCTCTGGGGATCAGTCGGAATGTAAAGATGTTCTTGTTTGTCGTGCTGGGGATTTTTGGTACGATCGAGACGTGGTTTTGGTGCAAGGCAgtgtggatgtggtggcAGAGTCGATTTGGGGGTGGCGAGGAGACTCCGGAACGGCGATAAGATGTTGGATGGGGTTTGCCTCCCTTTTCATTCCATGTAGACTACTCCAACTTACTATTCCTCTCTACTCTGAATATACCCGAGGATCCATCTCT
Encoded proteins:
- a CDS encoding uncharacterized protein (ID:PFLUO_005208-T1.cds;~source:funannotate), with the translated sequence MKGVVVEQTGGPEVLQFRTSQPVPTPQAGQLLVRNNLAGVNYIDTYFRTGLYASPKPEVLGREGAGTVTAVGDGTSGFTVGDRVAWMGTGGYAEYTAVPAAKTVKIPDGVSDEDVLAAFLSGMTVLTLAKETYPVQKGDWVLLHAAAGGAGFLMTQVLKIMGAKVIGTAGGPEKCALVKSLGADVVIDYRSEEGKDWVKLVKEATGGRGVDVVFDSVGKDTWEGSLEAVKRKGTIIWFGNASGPVPPIALPLLSPKCVKIARPQLFGYIETREEFEYYFNELLSLLQSGQLKVKVHKVYPLEQVAQAHIDLEGRKTTGKLLLKP
- a CDS encoding uncharacterized protein (ID:PFLUO_005209-T1.cds;~source:funannotate): MSQSQPMQRNNSNRVSPNRNPAAAQRSSNATGLCLAPCPRATPMSGHHDWYTLKGLTHLDICPSCMRQIAHSRFREYFFPSQPKPASHRTRCAFSNPWARLAWTQMIKKHHDSLEMLYQMTRPPPGARPCPGRTATDQTWHRIIDPGTGSYLPRFHICGSCARNVRILMPAHRDTFIPSTEPQARACDLVTSSPRFIRFIDLLDAAATRAEASHLPRPDTRELLAYARRKVTLRDCRRDRPVLSTWHYIAALPELSVCEDCYDETIWPLVRARYPIARLFCPSLRLLPGDGPDHCREASCQMYSPRMRAWFRDAVARDDFATLRSVALRRFEAERRFHHRREELLEAEARGYRVSDEMRKAVEEWERWE
- a CDS encoding uncharacterized protein (ID:PFLUO_005210-T1.cds;~source:funannotate), with amino-acid sequence MDQQQQQGGQTGAPGPNGRKFHIAHRRSPSELTPLMMEQLAIQQQIELLQQQQQQIAATHQQYVNMGLLQPQQLGGYSGGNNMGGVSPQVNAFQFPQQQGQQQGQQQQQLGGPNQQSHRRNQSALPGFAMGPPPAPSSGASGYSDFNQQGQNNQQGQNSQQGQNNQKNENTGHSGRGRGGPPGGGHQRRHSLALPEAKKAAELAQQKRAASGFQFPAPAPGAGGSENPSGSDEIPAASTSPAPQGQGLGLQRAGNMRAGGGHGRSQSMAIGGNNRGSLSGRGAGGFQFPPPSEGGGQPDNQRRASQPGGHARSGSRNFDSNWRQPNTQNQGQDQQKPYGQQQGGFQPGHRSRGSMNQSMGSIGQFQYPGQPQLIQLPQGQVMMAPPQMFGGQQLNPLQLAQLQALQQQNGGQGLGLQASQHAPPQLSAQQQQQQQQQQRKTLFTPYLPQANLPALLSNGQLVAGILRVNKKNRSDAYVTTTDLDADIFICGSKDRNRALEGDYVAIELLDVDEVWSQKREKEEKKKRKDITDARSGSTAGNDKLGRSDSNGDRQEVGPDGSIRRRGSLRQRPTQKKNDDVEVEGQSLLLVEEDEISDEQKPLYAGHVVAVIERIAGQMFSGTLGLLRPSSQATKEKQEAERQARDGAHGRFHNDRQQDKPKIVWFKPTDKRVPLIAIPTEQAPRDFVEKHQDYANRIFVASIKRWPITSLHPFGTLVEQLGEMGDLRVETDALLRDNNFGSDEFSDAVLKSIGFEDWSVSSDEATLASRRDFREETIFSIDPVDTKSLEDAFHIKKLADGKVEIGVHVADIAHFVKGNSLVDREAKKRGTAVYLVDRVMNMLPARVSNELCSLLPGQDRLTVSVVFQANPETGAVDDDVWIGKGVIKSAGRLSYDDVNSVVRDNSDVGVPGITADQVRSLNDIANKFREARLGNRVSPVPPLRLLQQLDDENVPVEFNIFDSTPAHELVEELSHQANFFVARKLVSGLPEKAFLRRQPSPNSRRLGLFEERMNRLGFEIDPSSSGTLQSTLCKVQDVDLRKGMETLLSKAMQRAKYYVGGNVGDEYRHHYTLNVPVYTHFTNPSRRYADILVHRQLESILSDGAVEFTDDLESLNKTADLSNTKKDSAHNAQEQSVHIEACRNMDRDSRTIGGDLIAEGIVLCVYESAFDVLIPEYGFEKRVHCDQLPLKKAEYRKETRVLELYWEKGVPSSAYIPEDERPKNSGSRAAQAAAAAREAEAAQARARERDEAMRKQTETGTMSADDVDALFDDDDEVEEVTEAAAGVSLNSGDRSTQSMPPSPTRNGHQQQGPHRTRSDPKIASNASDAPEKRLRNKEKHLKHFKLREEDGEFIQDVTEMTRIPIILKTDLSKSPPCLTVRSVNPYAL